CATCTCTGCAGGGTGAGTGCGACCGGGACGGGTGCGTCGGTGAGGATCTCCGCGGCGGTGGTCTGCGGCAGGGTGATCGCATCGGCGGGGGCGGCGGTGCGGGCGAGGGCGGCGGCGACCCCGCTCGCGACACCCATGAAACCGAGTTCGACGCACACGATCATCCAGAAGGCGCCACGGCCCTCGCTGGTCTTTGCGATGAGTCGGCGGCGGTAGGCGGCACCCAGGACGCCCATGACCAAAAGCGCGCCGATCTTTGTGAGAAGGAGGATGCCGTACGGTTGAGGCCAAATCCTCCCACCGGCCGAGGGCTGTGAGCGTCCGCGC
This genomic interval from Microbacterium hydrocarbonoxydans contains the following:
- a CDS encoding CopD family protein, whose protein sequence is MWPQPYGILLLTKIGALLVMGVLGAAYRRRLIAKTSEGRGAFWMIVCVELGFMGVASGVAAALARTAAPADAITLPQTTAAEILTDAPVPVALTLQRWFTAWSPDLLWVLVAGFGIVFYLVGVRRARRRGYPWPARRTISWIAGMGALSVDDQWADRSL